The genomic window GTTGTGCCAATTTTCGGCACTCGACAGTTACTGATCACATGCAGAAAGTAGAAATTATACACACTCTATCAAATTGTGCGACTGTCAagaaaaactttgaaaacttGGTCGTTCGCATCAAAAGGATAATGAGACCTGCTTAAAAACTTTAAATAGTGGTATCAGTGAGATATGAAGCCTGACTAACATTTGGGCGCGGACGGCTGAACGTCGATACAGGTGATATCAGTGAGATATGAAGCCTGACTAAAAATTTGGGCACGGACGGTTGAACGTCGATACAGTGATATCAGTGGGATATGAAGCCTGACTAAAAATTTGGGCGCGGTCGGTTGAACGTCGATACAGTGGTATCAGTGAGATATGAAGCCTGACTAAAAATTTGGGCGCGGACGGCTGAACGTCGATACAGTGGTATCAGTGAGATATGAAGCCTGACTGAAAATTTGGGCGCGGCCGGTTGAACGTCGATACAATGATATCAGTGAAATATGAAGCCTGACTAAAAATTTGGGCGTGGACGCTTGAACGTCGATACAGTGATATCAGTGAGGTATGAAGCCTGACTTGGCGCGGACGGTTGAACGTCGATACAGTGATATCAGTGAGATATGAAGCCTGACTAAAAATTTGGGCGCGGTCGGTTGAACGTCGATACAGTGGTATCAGTGAGATATGAAGCCTAACTAAAAATTTGGGCGCGGACGGTTTAACGTCGATACAGTGATATCAGTGAGATATGAAGCCTGACTAAAAATTTGGACGCGGACGGTTGAACGTCGATACAGTGGTATCAGTGAGATATGAAGCCTGACTAAACATTTGGGCGGTGTCGGTTGAACGTCGATACAGTGGTATCAGTGAGATATGAAGCCTGACTAAAAATTTGGGCGCGGACGGTTGAACGTCGATAGCTGTCGATACAGTGATATCAGTGAGATATGAAGCCTGACTAAAAATTTGGGCGCGGACGGCTGAACATCGATACAGTGATATCAGTGAGGTATGAAGCCTGACTAAACATTTGGGCGCGGTCGGTTGAACGTCGATACTTACATCCAGATAATCTCTGACTTTGAGGAGTTGCTTTCTCACATTCCTGATGGAGTCGGCGATGGCCCACATACCATAGCTGGTATGGATCTGTTTGGTGCTATAATACTCGTATAATCTAGCCACATCATCATCTTTTTCCTCCCACATAGTCATCTCTGGTTCAATCCGATACAGCCGGATGCAGAATGCAGGAGCAATACGATTCACCAGAAGATGCTTATTGAAAGATGCAGGAAGGGGTTTACCAACGCGTGGAAGAAGGAGTGTATCTCGTCTCAACACGATCTGGCTCTCCTTGGTACCCTCTGCGTGACAAAGGCTAGAGTAGTTCTTCACCATCTCCCACCATCTTAATTCATCCAATGTCCCTATCCAAACATAGAAGCCCCATCGACAAGCTCTCTCCAGGACCATGTACGCTAATCGTGCCATATCAGATCGAGGATCTCGTACATCAGGCTCATACCCAGAGCTACTCTTTCGTATCATGATACCTGTAATAAACTGAAGTTCTGGTTTATGTTTTACCAGCATCACATCCACTTTAGGTTGGATTATTGTCCTACTGCGCATGTATTTCACTTTAGGATGTTCGTACTCTAAGACAACCTGGTCTAAGTCTTTATCATGCCGTGATAGTAGATAGGTCATTGTTTCGTAAAATCGTCCTTGAAAGAATCGAGCATCTTTGAGGAGCTCTTTCTTTCCCATTTCGATGTCCTGTAGGATGATGCCGTGAAGGGCGAGACAGGTGTCTTTGAGTAGCTGTTCGCTGTATGAGTAAGTGTCGCTGATGTTGGGGTACTTGGCAGCCATATCCCTGGCCTTTTTGTAGACGTCGTCACCCATGATGTCGAGCCCTGCAAAACACAAAGTAATAACTTAAAATTAATTGAGCAATGCATTGAGAGAACTTAATGTATTGTCAGCTGTCGGACGATTTAGGGATTCAAAAGTATTGTATGAAATCAACTTATTTAGTATTTATTCAAACTCTAAAAGACAAAGGTAGACGGAAAACTCAAACGGCACAAGGTTAAGGGACCTGATGAATGGGTAAAGGCCGACCCTCTTTAATGTCAAAAGATCTcctctttgaataagttcatcaggactgatatgattaaattaaatatcaGATTTTGTTGTAC from Amphiura filiformis chromosome 5, Afil_fr2py, whole genome shotgun sequence includes these protein-coding regions:
- the LOC140151971 gene encoding uncharacterized protein, with the protein product MGDDVYKKARDMAAKYPNISDTYSYSEQLLKDTCLALHGIILQDIEMGKKELLKDARFFQGRFYETMTYLLSRHDKDLDQVVLEYEHPKVKYMRSRTIIQPKVDVMLVKHKPELQFITGIMIRKSSSGYEPDVRDPRSDMARLAYMVLERACRWGFYVWIGTLDELRWWEMVKNYSSLCHAEGTKESQIVLRRDTLLLPRVGKPLPASFNKHLLVNRIAPAFCIRLYRIEPEMTMWEEKDDDVARLYEYYSTKQIHTSYGMWAIADSIRNVRKQLLKVRDYLDAGLFDRARAMIMMSKVMFTDLVVVKQLEQEEIEETDYLKQVMDALKTRVEDGIQETKSSSSSEED